Part of the bacterium genome is shown below.
TTCTTCATTCGTTTCATTTCGCTCCAGTTTGTATCGTAGTGTTCCTTCCATTTCCTTTGATCAAACTGGACCAGGCCCGAAAGGTAGCGCTTGCCACCGAGTGCTTCACTCAATTCGCTTGCCATGTTC
Proteins encoded:
- a CDS encoding FAD-binding protein, which codes for NMASELSEALGGKRYLSGLVQFDQRKWKEHYDTNWSEMKRMKKKYDPNGVLNPGFIDFTA